A DNA window from Streptococcus sp. LPB0220 contains the following coding sequences:
- a CDS encoding acyltransferase family protein produces MQKNPLYNTSSISFFQYLFAIAVILVHSGRLTSYEPLHFGLKSMLGRLAVPFFIVCASFFLKQSLGNSKKMKTYLAKIVKTYLFWSFVYLPYAWLFFSSLHLPIYLFPAGVLIALIYLGMCYQLWYIPAFLLGLFLVNQLVKHLGMVWTGVITFLLYCWGLIETYSAYLDTTSLLKGYQLYSNLFFTARNGLFYTPIFIYMGYYLYDHFHAQTFRIHRWQKLALAFGLLCLEGIIIFQHQGIDKNFFFLLPFVTVYFVNACLRSSFLKSYNLQYLKQMSIALYFSHPIFIEWARYGFSSLPLSYPDRGKLIFVTALFGSHLFGLAMLWVRERREKQKIPSNGEELDKIINQ; encoded by the coding sequence ATGCAAAAGAATCCCCTCTATAACACCTCTAGTATCAGCTTTTTTCAATATCTCTTTGCGATTGCAGTGATTTTGGTGCATAGTGGTCGTTTAACCTCTTATGAGCCACTGCATTTTGGTCTCAAGAGTATGCTTGGCCGGCTAGCAGTGCCATTTTTTATCGTCTGTGCCAGCTTTTTCCTCAAGCAATCACTAGGGAATTCTAAGAAAATGAAGACCTATCTGGCCAAAATCGTAAAAACCTATTTGTTTTGGAGTTTTGTTTACCTTCCTTATGCCTGGCTCTTTTTCTCTAGTCTCCATCTTCCTATCTATCTTTTTCCAGCAGGTGTTCTCATTGCACTGATCTATCTGGGGATGTGCTACCAACTCTGGTATATCCCAGCCTTTTTGCTGGGTTTGTTTTTGGTCAATCAATTGGTCAAACACCTAGGTATGGTTTGGACGGGGGTGATCACCTTTCTTCTTTACTGCTGGGGCTTGATCGAGACCTATTCGGCTTATCTGGACACCACAAGTCTTCTCAAAGGTTACCAGCTCTACAGCAATTTATTTTTTACAGCGCGAAATGGTCTCTTTTACACGCCCATTTTTATTTATATGGGTTATTATCTGTATGACCATTTTCATGCACAAACTTTTAGAATTCACCGTTGGCAAAAGCTAGCTCTTGCCTTTGGATTGCTCTGTCTAGAAGGGATCATTATTTTTCAACACCAAGGAATTGATAAGAACTTTTTCTTTCTTCTTCCTTTTGTGACCGTTTATTTTGTCAATGCCTGCCTGCGATCGTCCTTTTTGAAAAGCTATAATTTACAGTATTTAAAGCAAATGAGTATAGCTCTTTACTTTTCGCATCCGATCTTTATCGAGTGGGCTCGCTATGGCTTTAGCAGCCTCCCTCTCTCTTATCCAGACAGGGGCAAGCTGATTTTTGTGACTGCCTTGTTTGGTAGTCACCTTTTTGGACTAGCTATGCTGTGGGTACGAGAGAGAAGGGAAAAACAAAAGATTCCTTCAAATGGTGAAGAGTTAGATAAAATAATCAACCAATAG